One Desulfonatronovibrio hydrogenovorans DSM 9292 DNA segment encodes these proteins:
- a CDS encoding RlmE family RNA methyltransferase → MKKIQDHYFNRAKRDNYPARSVYKLKEMDKKFKLLGPGRKVLDLGAAPGSWSLFAAHKVGDRGLVLAVDLNEPGVSFPEQVSFVQGDIFEDSSEVARRIRENAPYDLVMSDMAPKTTGVKFTDQARSFSLAMQALEVAGSRLRPGGGFVVKILEGPDIRELQDNMRTMFKRVKHFKPKSSRAESKEIFLVGLDLTGPKQS, encoded by the coding sequence ATGAAAAAAATCCAGGATCACTATTTTAACAGGGCCAAAAGGGACAACTACCCTGCCAGGTCGGTTTATAAGCTCAAGGAGATGGACAAAAAATTCAAGCTTCTCGGGCCGGGCCGCAAAGTCCTGGATCTGGGGGCAGCACCGGGCTCCTGGAGTCTTTTTGCTGCTCATAAGGTTGGAGACCGGGGTCTGGTCCTGGCAGTTGACCTGAATGAGCCTGGTGTTTCTTTTCCAGAACAGGTCAGTTTTGTCCAGGGGGATATTTTTGAGGACAGTTCCGAGGTGGCCAGGAGGATCAGGGAAAATGCCCCGTATGATCTGGTCATGAGCGATATGGCTCCCAAGACCACAGGGGTCAAGTTTACTGACCAGGCCAGGTCCTTCAGCCTGGCCATGCAGGCTCTGGAAGTGGCCGGCTCCCGGCTGAGGCCCGGAGGTGGTTTTGTTGTTAAAATCCTGGAAGGCCCGGACATCAGGGAGCTGCAGGATAATATGAGGACCATGTTTAAAAGGGTCAAACATTTCAAGCCCAAAAGCTCCAGGGCTGAAAGCAAGGAGATCTTCCTGGTGGGGCTTGATCTGACAGGACCAAAGCAGTCTTGA
- the ruvC gene encoding crossover junction endodeoxyribonuclease RuvC: MTSTGESIILGIDPGSRCTGYGIVKEVSGRLSLVKAGTIRPDQTGDMSVRLAGIFAGISSLVQEFRPAEAAVEEVFTARNASSALKLGQARGAAVVACSHLGIPVFSYEPTMIKKSVVGVGRADKDQVAFMVARLLGARDSLARDATDALAVAVTHLNHRRLTRLKGWK, translated from the coding sequence GTGACTTCAACCGGAGAAAGTATAATCCTGGGCATTGATCCAGGCTCGAGATGCACCGGGTATGGGATTGTAAAAGAGGTCTCCGGAAGGCTGTCCCTGGTCAAGGCCGGGACCATAAGGCCCGATCAGACCGGAGACATGAGTGTGCGGCTGGCTGGAATTTTTGCCGGCATTTCCAGCCTTGTCCAGGAGTTCAGACCTGCTGAGGCGGCTGTGGAGGAGGTTTTCACCGCCAGGAATGCTTCATCCGCCCTGAAGCTTGGCCAGGCCAGGGGGGCAGCTGTTGTGGCCTGCTCCCATCTGGGTATTCCGGTTTTTTCCTATGAGCCGACCATGATCAAGAAGTCTGTAGTTGGGGTTGGCCGGGCGGATAAGGACCAGGTTGCCTTTATGGTGGCCAGGCTGCTGGGTGCCAGGGACAGTCTGGCCAGAGACGCCACCGACGCCCTGGCCGTTGCCGTGACCCATCTGAACCATCGTCGGTTAACCAGACTCAAGGGGTGGAAATGA
- the ruvA gene encoding Holliday junction branch migration protein RuvA: protein MIAFIQGTVLSLAEKSCILLTASGLGYEVHVSARDLQELPGIGQDAQLYISTVVREDALDLYGFFSLEERETFNVLLNTPKLGPKTALAILGIFSPEKLQNIVSSEDERMLSQVPGIGTKSARRILIDLKDRLKSVAPGKPGPASSRKKPSVREDVLAGLVSLGYAPVEVAHILDSLLENEPDLDVSSAIRAVLKEKAKEKL, encoded by the coding sequence ATGATAGCCTTTATCCAGGGGACTGTATTGAGCCTGGCTGAAAAGTCCTGTATCCTGCTGACTGCTTCAGGCCTTGGCTATGAAGTGCATGTTTCAGCCCGGGACCTGCAGGAACTTCCCGGGATCGGGCAGGATGCTCAGCTGTACATCAGCACCGTTGTCCGGGAGGATGCTCTGGACCTGTATGGTTTTTTTTCTCTGGAAGAAAGGGAAACCTTCAATGTCCTGCTGAATACTCCTAAGCTCGGCCCCAAGACAGCTCTGGCTATTCTGGGTATTTTCAGTCCGGAAAAACTGCAGAATATAGTTTCCAGCGAGGATGAAAGAATGCTTTCCCAGGTCCCGGGTATTGGGACTAAATCAGCCAGAAGGATCCTCATTGATCTGAAGGACAGACTAAAAAGCGTTGCACCTGGAAAGCCAGGACCGGCTTCCAGCCGAAAAAAGCCTTCAGTAAGAGAGGATGTGCTGGCTGGCCTGGTCAGCCTGGGCTATGCCCCGGTGGAAGTGGCCCACATCCTTGACAGTCTCCTGGAGAACGAGCCTGATCTGGATGTCAGCTCAGCCATCAGGGCTGTGCTCAAGGAAAAGGCAAAGGAAAAATTATA
- a CDS encoding glycosyltransferase family protein: MNAWKQAETGSHGQRIMPDRPSAVKIKTEICRTGTLGRGASYFRTIQNGSIPLFLGLGPDPLLVSSIFPPGRGFYLECPELENQLGPAWKKTIPSSLTRINPEEIGTLPLNDLRIVLYLPGYKYFPGFWTRILARIRLKRLKVRTGLEKSDRVMVFGTERSLLVPEICWELDRLGFKPVLAAPDAGPDQISSMLARYSPCLALSINLQGLDPLGENHALFAEMDVPVALWMVDNPFLLLTKLKAGYWTKTHILITDHWFRPALKELGASSVHHLPLAAAPGFFNAPQNPDSDLRDKVVFIGRSGFPGKNSFFAAARRHPRLQDMARELLKKGFRADFSWWTKQLDPQYWPGNQIRDPGLGADETGLVWKKMCLEHLARQGSLVIHGDQDWRNHLSQGIELRPEVDFYGPLGSIYASARYVLNLTNMLLPCGLTQRHFDVWAAGGFLLTDFTCGLEIFPSWLVRETSFSTPEEIPDLIARLDSSPELKVRIKNEFRKLVTEKHTYKNRVQDILKIAGIKPGSS; the protein is encoded by the coding sequence ATGAACGCCTGGAAACAGGCTGAAACCGGGAGTCATGGACAAAGGATTATGCCCGACAGGCCCTCAGCTGTAAAGATAAAAACCGAGATCTGCCGGACGGGAACCCTTGGCCGGGGAGCGTCTTACTTCCGGACCATTCAGAACGGATCAATACCTCTCTTTCTGGGTCTGGGTCCTGACCCCCTGCTTGTTTCCAGCATCTTTCCTCCTGGCAGAGGTTTTTACCTGGAATGCCCGGAACTGGAAAACCAACTCGGTCCTGCCTGGAAAAAAACAATCCCTTCCAGCCTGACCAGGATCAACCCTGAAGAGATAGGCACTCTGCCCCTTAATGATCTCAGGATAGTCCTCTATCTTCCGGGTTACAAGTACTTTCCCGGATTCTGGACCCGGATCCTGGCCAGAATCCGGCTGAAAAGGCTCAAGGTTCGAACAGGCCTTGAAAAATCAGACCGGGTTATGGTCTTCGGAACTGAACGCTCTCTGCTTGTCCCGGAGATCTGCTGGGAGCTGGACAGGCTGGGCTTCAAACCGGTCCTGGCCGCCCCTGATGCCGGTCCGGACCAGATCAGCTCCATGCTGGCCAGGTACAGTCCCTGCCTGGCCCTGAGCATCAACCTCCAGGGTCTGGATCCCCTGGGGGAAAACCATGCCCTTTTTGCCGAAATGGATGTTCCAGTGGCTTTGTGGATGGTGGACAATCCCTTTCTGCTCCTGACCAAGCTCAAGGCCGGATACTGGACCAAAACCCATATCCTGATCACAGACCACTGGTTCAGGCCGGCCCTGAAAGAGCTGGGAGCCAGTAGCGTCCACCATCTTCCCCTGGCAGCTGCCCCGGGATTTTTCAATGCCCCCCAAAATCCGGATTCTGATCTTAGGGACAAGGTGGTCTTTATTGGCCGGAGCGGGTTTCCCGGCAAAAACTCCTTTTTTGCTGCGGCCCGCAGACATCCCAGGCTCCAGGACATGGCCAGGGAGCTGTTGAAAAAAGGTTTCCGGGCCGACTTTTCCTGGTGGACAAAACAGCTTGACCCTCAGTACTGGCCAGGCAATCAGATCAGGGATCCGGGACTGGGGGCGGATGAAACCGGTTTGGTCTGGAAAAAGATGTGCCTTGAACACTTGGCACGTCAAGGTTCTCTGGTAATCCACGGAGATCAGGACTGGCGGAATCACCTGTCCCAGGGCATTGAGCTGCGCCCGGAAGTGGACTTTTACGGACCTCTGGGCTCAATTTATGCTTCTGCCCGATATGTACTGAACCTGACCAACATGCTCTTGCCCTGCGGACTGACCCAGCGTCATTTTGACGTCTGGGCAGCAGGAGGCTTTCTCCTGACTGATTTTACCTGCGGCCTGGAGATATTTCCCTCCTGGCTGGTCAGGGAAACAAGCTTTTCAACTCCTGAGGAAATACCTGACCTGATTGCCCGCCTGGACAGCAGTCCGGAACTCAAAGTCAGAATAAAAAATGAATTCCGCAAACTGGTTACAGAAAAACATACCTATAAAAACCGGGTCCAGGATATATTGAAAATTGCAGGCATCAAACCAGGATCGTCTTAA
- a CDS encoding YebC/PmpR family DNA-binding transcriptional regulator: protein MAGHSKWHNIQHRKGRQDAKRGKIFTKVTKEIFLAARTGGGDPNVNNRLRSAIDAAKAVNLPKDKIETAIRKGTGELAAENIDEVFYEGYGPGGAAMLIEAATDNKNRTVAEIRHLLSKGGGSMGESGCVAWMFDNKGVLSFEKDKYGEEDILEAGLEAGVEDIVDDGDVWQVRCAPEDFTGVKKAYEDAGISFVEAEMTMVPKNTVDVDAETGRKLLKLYENLDDHDDVQNVYSNFELPEELIKELEG from the coding sequence ATGGCAGGGCACAGTAAATGGCACAATATTCAGCACAGAAAAGGCAGGCAGGATGCCAAAAGAGGTAAAATATTCACCAAGGTCACCAAGGAGATTTTTCTGGCCGCCCGCACCGGCGGAGGTGATCCCAATGTGAACAACCGCCTGAGAAGCGCCATTGATGCGGCCAAGGCAGTCAATCTTCCCAAAGACAAAATTGAAACAGCCATCAGAAAAGGGACAGGAGAACTGGCTGCCGAAAACATTGATGAAGTATTCTACGAAGGATACGGTCCTGGTGGGGCGGCCATGCTCATTGAAGCTGCAACTGACAACAAGAACAGAACTGTGGCCGAAATCAGGCATCTGCTCAGCAAGGGGGGCGGTTCCATGGGTGAGTCCGGCTGCGTGGCCTGGATGTTTGACAACAAAGGGGTCCTGTCCTTTGAAAAAGACAAATATGGGGAGGAAGACATTCTGGAAGCCGGACTGGAGGCCGGGGTGGAGGACATAGTGGATGACGGCGATGTCTGGCAGGTCAGGTGTGCGCCGGAAGACTTCACAGGGGTGAAAAAGGCCTATGAGGACGCCGGGATCAGCTTTGTGGAGGCCGAGATGACCATGGTCCCCAAGAATACCGTGGATGTGGACGCGGAAACCGGACGCAAACTTTTAAAACTTTACGAAAACCTGGATGATCATGACGACGTCCAGAATGTGTATTCAAACTTTGAATTGCCGGAAGAGCTTATCAAGGAGCTCGAAGGCTAG